In a single window of the Vicia villosa cultivar HV-30 ecotype Madison, WI unplaced genomic scaffold, Vvil1.0 ctg.003089F_1_1, whole genome shotgun sequence genome:
- the LOC131640382 gene encoding ethylene-responsive transcription factor ERF017-like, which translates to MVKTNVEQQPAAERSDSVYRGVRKRKWGKYVSEIRLPNSRQRIWLGSYDSAEKAARAFDAAMFCLRGSGARFNFPGNIPEIPGGRSMTPSQIQAAAARFANSYVHDSDPGQPDNNAVEVESSSSEGAALLIPMESESQSPAVSDSTFQTECDSKQNGLFSDLFAVNGSSNIEPDYSNFPSFDDFGGDFYIPEFPNYDYGEENLDGLIINDTFLWNY; encoded by the coding sequence ATGGTGAAGACCAACGTGGAACAACAACCTGCGGCGGAACGAAGTGATTCGGTTTACCGAGGAGTGAGGAAGAGGAAATGGGGGAAATATGTGTCCGAAATCAGACTACCGAACAGCCGTCAGAGAATATGGTTGGGCTCTTATGACTCTGCTGAGAAGGCGGCGCGTGCATTCGACGCGGCTATGTTTTGCTTACGTGGCAGTGGTGCTAGGTTTAACTTTCCCGGTAATATTCCGGAGATTCCTGGAGGAAGGTCTATGACTCCTTCTCAGATTCAGGCTGCGGCAGCCCGTTTTGCGAATTCGTATGTTCATGATTCGGATCCGGGTCAACCCGATAATAATGCCGTGGAGGTGGAGTCTTCTTCATCGGAGGGAGCTGCATTGTTGATTCCTATGGAATCAGAATCACAGTCTCCGGCTGTTTCGGATTCGACATTTCAGACGGAGTGTGATTCGAAGCAAAACGGGTTGTTTTCGGATTTGTTTGCGGTAAACGGGTCGAGTAATATCGAACCCGATTACTCAAATTTTCcgagttttgatgattttggaggagatttttatATCCCGGAGTTTCCTAATTATGATTATGGAGAAGAGAATTTGGATGGATTAATAATTAACGATACTTTTTTATGGAATTACTAA